From Ailuropoda melanoleuca isolate Jingjing chromosome 8, ASM200744v2, whole genome shotgun sequence, a single genomic window includes:
- the ARCN1 gene encoding coatomer subunit delta, whose product MVLLAAAVCTKAGKAIVSRQFVEMTRTRIEGLLAAFPKLMNTGKQHTFVETESVRYVYQPMEKLYMVLITTKNSNILEDLETLRLFSRVIPEYCRALEENEISEHCFDLIFAFDEIVALGYRENVNLAQIRTFTEMDSHEEKVFRAVRETQEREAKAEMRRKAKELQQARRDAERQGKKAPGFGGFGSSAVSGGGTAAMITETIIETDKPKVAPAPARPSGPSKALKLGAKGKEVDNFVDKLKSEGETIMSSNMGKRTSEVTKVHAPPINMESVHMKIEEKITLTCGRDGGLQNMELHGMIMLRISDDKFGRIRLHVENEDKKGVQLQTHPNVDKKLFTAESLIGLKNPEKSFPVNSDVGVLKWRLQTTEESFIPLTINCWPSESGNGCDVNIEYELQEENLELNDVIITIPLPSGVGAPVIGEIDGEYRHDSRRNTLEWCLPVIDAKNKSGSLEFSIAGQPNDFFPVQVSFVSKRNYCNIQVTKVTQVDGNSPVRFSTETTFLVDKYEIL is encoded by the exons GTGCTGTTGGCAGCAGCAGTCTGCACGAAAGCAGGAAAGGCTATTGTTTCCCGACAATTTGTGGAGATGACCCGCACTCGAATTGAGGGCTTGTTAGCAGCTTTTCCAAAGCTCATGAACACTGGAAAACAACATACATTTGTTGAAACAGAGAGTGTAAGGTATGTCTACCAGCCTATGGAGAAGCTGTACATGGTGCTGATCACTACCAAAAATAGTAACATCTTAGAAGATCTGGAGACCCTGAGGCTTTTCTCAAGAGTG ATCCCTGAGTATTGCCGAGCCTTAGAGGAGAATGAGATATCAGAGCActgttttgatttaatttttgcttttgatgaaATTGTTGCCCTGGGATACCGGGAGAATGTGAACCTGGCACAGATCAGAACCTTCACGGAAATGGATTCTCATGAGGAGAAGGTGTTCAGAGCAGTTAGAGAG ACTCAAGAACGTGAAGCCAAGGCTGAGATGCGACGTAAAGCGAAGGAATTACAACAGGCCCGAAGAGATGCAGAGAGACAGGGCAAAAAAGCCCCAGGATTTGGAGGATTTGGAAGCTCTGCAGTATCTGGAGGCGGCACAGCTGCCATGATCACAGAGACCATCATCGAAACCGATAAACCAAAAGTGGCACCTGCACCAGCCAG GCCTTCAGGCCCCAGCAAGGCTTTGAAACTTGGAGCCAAAGGGAAGGAAGTAGATAATTTTGTGGACAAATTGAAATCTGAAGGTGAAACTATCATGTCCTCAAATATGGGCAAGCGTACTTCCGAAGTAACCAAAGTGCATGCTCCACCTATTAATATGGAAAG TGTGCACATGAAGATTGAGGAAAAGATCACACTGACTTGTGGACGGGATGGAGGATTGCAGAATATGGAATTGCATGGCATGATCATGCTTAGGATCTCAGATGATAAATTTGGCCGAATTCGTCTTCATGTGGAAAATGAAGATAAGAAAGGGGTGCAGCTACAG aCCCATCCAAATGTGGATAAAAAACTTTTCACTGCAGAATCTCTCATTGGCCTGAAGAATCCAGAGAAGTCATTTCCAGTGAACAGTGACGTAGGGGTGCTAAAGTGGAGACTACAAACCACAGAAGAGTCTTTTATTCCACTGACAA tTAATTGCTGGCCCTCAGAGAGTGGAAATGGCTGTGATGTCAACATAGAATACGAGCTACAAGAGGAAAATTTAGAACTGAATGATGTGATTATCACCATCCCGCTCCC ATCTGGCGTGGGTGCACCGGTGATTGGGGAGATTGATGGCGAGTATCGACATGACAGCCGACGAAATACCTTGGAGTGGTGCCTGCCAGTGATTGATGCCAAAAATAAGAGTGGCAGCCTCGAGTTCAGCATTGCTGGGCAGCCCAACGACTTCTTCCCTGTTCAAGTCTCCTTCGTCTCCAAAAGAAACTACTGTAACATACAG GTTACCAAAGTGACCCAGGTAGATGGAAACAGTCCTGTACGGTTTTCCACAGAGACCACTTTCCTAGTGGATAAGTATGAAATCCTGTAA